A genome region from Triticum aestivum cultivar Chinese Spring chromosome 2B, IWGSC CS RefSeq v2.1, whole genome shotgun sequence includes the following:
- the LOC123043654 gene encoding ricin B-like lectin R40G2, translated as MFGFGHHHKDQAPAASGPNQIFKIYCRASEDYCLAVRDGEVVLAPVNPKDETQHWLKDMRFSTTVKDEEGMPAFALVNKATGLAVKHSIGQSHPVKLVPFNPAYEDASVLWTESKDVGKGFRCIRMVNNTRLNFDALNGDKDHGGVHDGTTVVLWEWCKGDNQCWKIWPWAEAHAAVESGATMGNNAHAMGGGPPVHAVRIFCKAGEDYSLTARNGTVCLAPTNPRDDYQHWIKDMRHSNKIRDEEGYPAFAIVNKVTGECIKHSTGQGHPVKLVPYNPAYQDESVLWTESRDVGKGFRCVRMVNNIYLNFDAFHGDKAHGGVHDGTEVVLWKWCEGDNQRWKILPW; from the exons ATGTTCGGGTTCGGGCACCACCACAAGGACCAGGCGCCGGCGGCGTCGGGCCCCAACCAGATCTTCAAGATCTACTGCCGGGCCTCGGAGGACTACTGCCTCGCCGTCCGCGACGGCGAGGTGGTGCTCGCCCCCGTCAACCCCAAGGACGAGACCCAGCACTGGCTCAAGGACATGCGCTTCAGCACCACCGTCAAGGACGAGGAGGGCATGCCGGCCTTCGCGCTCGTCAACAAGGCCACCGGCCTCGCCGTCAAGCACTCCATCGGCCAGTCCCACCCC GTGAAGCTGGTGCCGTTCAACCCGGCGTACGAGGACGCGTCGGTGCTGTGGACGGAGAGCAAGGACGTGGGCAAGGGTTTCCGCTGCATCCGCATggtcaacaacacccgcctcaactTCGACGCCCTCAACGGCGACAAGGACCACGGCGGCGTGCACGACGGCACCACCGTCGTGCTCTGGGAGTGGTGCAAGGGGGACAACCAGTGCTGGAAGATCTGGCCGTGGGCCGAGGCGCACGCCGCCGTCGAGTCCGGCGCCACCATGGGCAACAACGCCCACGCCATGGGCGGCGGGCCCCCCGTGCACGCCGTGCGCATCTTCTGCAAGGCCGGCGAGGACTACAGCCTCACCGCCCGCAACGGCACCGTCTGCCTCGCCCCCACCAACCCCAGGGACGACTACCAG CACTGGATCAAGGACATGAGGCACAGCAACAAGATCAGGGACGAGGAAGGGTACCCTGCCTTCGCAATAGTGAACAAGGTCACCGGCGAATGCATCAAGCACTCCACCGGCCAGGGCCACCCC GTGAAGCTGGTGCCGTACAACCCGGCGTACCAGGACGAGTCGGTGCTGTGGACGGAGAGCCGCGACGTGGGCAAGGGCTTCCGCTGCGTGCGCATGGTGAACAACATCTACCTCAACTTCGACGCCTTCCACGGCGACAAGGCCCACGGCGGCGTCCACGACGGCACCGAGGTCGTGCTCTGGAAGTGGTGCGAGGGCGACAACCAGCGCTGGAAGATCCTCCCCTGGT AG
- the LOC123043655 gene encoding ricin B-like lectin R40G3: MMVPAVAPINSSVPSPCIAQVDQEIEQVPAMDYYRETYGGYGMATPGYAAPVPYGMSQVNIDGNYGGRPMPPQPTVKIYCRANPNYAMSVRNGKVVLAPANPKDDYQHWIKDMRWSTSIKDEEGYPAFAMVNKATGQAIKHSLGQSHPVRLVPYNPDYLDESVLWTESRDVGNGFRCVRMVNNIYLNFDALNGDKYHGGVRDGTEVVLWKWCEGDNQRWKLQPYY, translated from the exons ATGATGGTCCCGGCCGTCGCCCCTATAAATTCCTCCGTCCCGTCGCCATGCATTGCGCAGGTCGATCAGGAGATCGAGCAGGTACCGGCCATGGACTACTACCGCGAGACCTACGGCGGGTACGGGATGGCGACGCCCGGGTACGCGGCGCCGGTGCCGTACGGCATGTCGCAGGTGAACATCGACGGCAACTACGGCGGGAGGCCGATGCCGCCGCAGCCCACGGTGAAGATCTACTGCCGCGCCAACCCCAACTACGCCATGTCCGTCCGCAACGGCAAGGTGGTGCTGGCGCCGGCCAACCCCAAGGACGACTACCAGCACTGGATCAAGGACATGAGGTGGAGCACCAGCATCAAGGACGAGGAGGGCTACCCCGCCTTCGCCATGGTGAACAAGGCCACCGGGCAGGCCATCAAGCACTCCCTCGGCCAGTCCCACCCT GTGCGTCTGGTGCCGTACAACCCAGACTACCTGGACGAGTCGGTGCTGTGGACGGAGAGCAGGGACGTGGGCAACGGGTTCAGGTGCGTGCGCATGGTGAACAACATCTACCTCAACTTCGACGCCCTCAACGGCGACAAGTACCACGGCGGCGTCCGCGACGGCACCGAGGTCGTGCTCTGGAAGTGGTGCGAGGGCGACAACCAGCGCTGGAAGCTCCAGCCGTACTACTGA